CGACGTCCTGGATGGTCCGCGATCGGTCGTCTTGGATCAGGCCGAGAACCGCCTGCACATGCAAAAGGCCATCCTGGTCACGTGGCTGTCGAATCGGGGAGCCACGCGTCGAGGTCGCAGGCAGGCATAGAGGAAGGACCCATGGCGCGGAGCGCGGTCAAGAAAGTGGTGCTGGCTTATTCGGGCGGGCTGGACACGTCCGTCATCCTGAAATGGCTGCAAGAAACGTACGGTTGCTCGGTGGTGGCGTTCTGCGCCGATCTCGGGCAAGGGGAAGATCTCAAGGCGATCAAGGCGAAGGCGCAGATCTTGGGCGTTTCGAAAGTTTATGTCGAAGATCTCCGCGAGGTCTTCGTGAAAGACCACATCTTCCCGATGCTGCGGGCGAACGCCGTCTACGAAGGAAGCTACCTTCTGGGAACCTCGATCGCCAGGCCGCTGATCGCCCGGCGCCAGATCGAAATCGCGCGGAAGGAAGGGGCCGACGCCGTGTCGCACGGCGCGACGGGGAAGGGGAACGATCAGGTCCGATTTGAACTGACTTACCTGGCGCTCGACCCGAAGATCAAAATCATTGCACCCTGGCGCGAGTGGGCGTTTCGTTCGCGACGGGAGCTCATCGAGTATGCGCAGACGCACGGCATTCCGGTGACGGCGACCAAGGCCAAGCCCTATAGCCTGGACCTGAATTTGTTCCACGTCAGTTACGAAGGTGGGATCTTGGAAGATCCGTGGGAGGCGCCGCCGGAAGAAATCTTCCAGATGACCGTCTCGCCAGAAAAGGCACCGGACAAACCCAGAGAAATCGAGATCGACTACGAACAGGGTGACCCGGTCGCGGTGGACGGGAAGCGCATGAGCCCGGCAACGCTGCTGGCGCATCTCAATCGTCTCGGCGGAGCC
This genomic window from Nitrospirota bacterium contains:
- a CDS encoding argininosuccinate synthase → MARSAVKKVVLAYSGGLDTSVILKWLQETYGCSVVAFCADLGQGEDLKAIKAKAQILGVSKVYVEDLREVFVKDHIFPMLRANAVYEGSYLLGTSIARPLIARRQIEIARKEGADAVSHGATGKGNDQVRFELTYLALDPKIKIIAPWREWAFRSRRELIEYAQTHGIPVTATKAKPYSLDLNLFHVSYEGGILEDPWEAPPEEIFQMTVSPEKAPDKPREIEIDYEQGDPVAVDGKRMSPATLLAHLNRLGGAHGVGRVDMVENRYVGMKSRGVYETPGGTILHVAHRGIESLTMDREVLHLRDSLISRYAELIYYGYWYSPEREMLQRAIDEAQQDVTGTVRVKLYKGGCTVVGRKSPRSLYRLDLATFEEDEAYRQKDAEGFIRLNALRLAIRAQRKKQKA